A single region of the Anomaloglossus baeobatrachus isolate aAnoBae1 chromosome 2, aAnoBae1.hap1, whole genome shotgun sequence genome encodes:
- the LOC142290117 gene encoding olfactory receptor 52K1-like, translating into MLLISNTSTHMPAAFFLIGISGLEDLGILVSIFFCVLYILAILGNASITYIIWTEKSLHGPMYFFLAMLAVNDLAFSSSTVPKMLGIFWTSDSRIDAFSCLVQMFFVHFLSVVESGILTAMAYDRYIAICSPLRYTSILTFIVLERIAASILVRAFFTIFPIPVLVGRLHYCGGDVVLHSYCDHMAVVNVACGDTRVDSIYGLVLSLSITGFDLIFIGLSYMMILQAIFQLPSRNARHKAVGTCGSHICVIIAAYVPGIFTFVTYRFGQKTVPQNVHIFLANIYIVFPAFLNPIIYGVKTKQIRDSALKMLQVKQKTYSRGQKY; encoded by the coding sequence ATGCTCCTCATCTCCAACACCAGCACCCACATGCCAGCCGCCTTCTTCCTCATCGGGATCTCTGGGCTGGAAGATCTGGGTATTTTGGTTTCCATTTTCTTCTGTGTCCTCTATATCTTGGCCATTCTTGGAAATGCCTCTATAACCTACATAATCTGGACTGAGAAGAGCCTCCATGGACCCATGTACTTCTTTCTGGCCATGTTGGCAGTCAATGACCTAGCCTTCTCCAGCTCCACCGTGCCAAAGATGCTGGGAATTTTCTGGACGAGTGATAGCCGTATTGATGCTTTCTCTTGTCTTGTTCAGATGTTTTTTGTCCATTTTCTGTCGGTGGTGGAGTCGGGGATCTTAACCGCCATGGCTTATGACCGTTACATCGCCATCTGTTCCCCTCTCAGGTACACGTCCATCCTAACCTTCATAGTTTTGGAGAGAATTGCGGCTTCCATCCTGGTCAGAGCCTTCTTCACTATTTTCCCCATTCCAGTTTTGGTTGGCCGGTTGCACTATTGTGGCGGTGACGTCGTGTTGCACTCGTACTGTGATCATATGGCTGTGGTGAACGTGGCATGTGGAGATACAAGAGTGGACAGTATTTATGGCCTCGTCTTGTCTCTTTCCATCACCGGCTTTGACCTGATATTTATTGGACTTTCTTATATGATGATATTGCAGGCCATATTCCAGCTGCCGTCCAGGAACGCCCGTCACAAGGCCGTGGGAACGTGTGGCTCTCACATTTGTGTCATCATCGCTGCCTATGTGCCTGGAATATTCACCTTTGTGACTTATAGGTTTGGACAGAAGACCGTTCCACAAAATGTCCACATCTTTCTAGCAAATATCTACATTGTGTTCCCGGCGTTCCTGAACCCGATCATCTATGGTGTGAAGACCAAGCAAATAAGAGACTCGGCCCTGAAGATGCTCCAGGTGAAGCAGAAGACGTATAGTCGTGGGCAAAAGTATTGA